The following proteins are encoded in a genomic region of Zea mays cultivar B73 chromosome 9, Zm-B73-REFERENCE-NAM-5.0, whole genome shotgun sequence:
- the LOC103639481 gene encoding uncharacterized protein has translation MADTNQNREQTLIAGAGLGLVAVHSGLTVYRAMGDKQAAVLFVAWSCLTLVLVFVCLLAYERAAPGSPARERASRAIWPPTTLLTLSFAWKVTADMPPDSAAAAALVWGLAIATTAGGFVALSVRAGP, from the coding sequence ATGGCGGACACCAACCAGAATCGCGAGCAGACCTTGATCGCCGGCGCGGGCCTCGGCCTGGTCGCCGTCCACTCGGGCCTCACCGTCTACCGCGCAATGGGTGACAAGCAGGCGGCCGTCCTCTTCGTCGCTTGGTCGTGCCTCACCCTGGTCCTTGTGTTCGTCTGCCTCCTCGCCTATGAGCGGGCGGCCCCCGGTTCGCCGGCCAGGGAGCGGGCGAGCCGAGCCATATGGCCGCCCACCACGCTGCTCACGCTCTCCTTCGCCTGGAAGGTGACCGCGGACATGCCTCCGGATTCAGCCGCGGCGGCCGCCCTCGTCTGGGGCTTAGCCATAGCCACCACCGCCGGCGGTTTCGTTGCTCTCTCTGTACGTGCAGGCCCCTGA